A region of the Stieleria neptunia genome:
ATTTCGCACTGGTCGGCTGGGCGCTGCACATGGGGCTCCGCAATGGCGACCGCAACGCGCTCAGCAAACCGATCGCGCTGCGTGGCGGTGCCGTGATGCCGCTCGAAATCGTCGTCGTCCGACGCGACGGCTTTGACGGCGAGATCGACCTGTTCATGGAAAACCTTCCCGAAGGCGTCACCGCGACGGGACTGAAGATCGCCGCCGGAGCAACGCGTGGCATCATGCTGGTCTCCGCCGCCGACAACGCACCGCGCGGATTACAGATGGCCAGCCTGTTCGGTCGGGCCAGCGTCGACGGACAAGACGTCGTCCGGCACTGCCGTTGGGCTTCGATGAAATGGCCCGTGACGAACGCGAAAAGCGAAATCCCCGACCCGAGGTTGGTCGACCAGATCCCCGTTTCTGTCGGCGGGATCGAACAGGCCGGACTGTCGTTCGAACCGGCCGAAGACAAGGTCTGGCAGGTCACCGCCGGAGAGAAACTGACGATTCCGTTGCGATTGATTCGCCGCGGAGAGTTCTCGGGCAAAACGATGTCGCTGCGAACCTTCGGCGCCGGATTTGAACGCAACGCGGCGTTTGAATTGTCACTGACCGAAGATCAATCCGAAGTGGTTCTCGATCTGGCGAGGCTGAAGCCGCAGCCGGGCGACTACACCCTCGCGTTCTACGGCGGTGCGGTTGCCAAGTACGCTTACGGTGACGCCAAACCCAAAGACATCGTTGACATCTACGTTTCCGAACCGATTTCGATTCACGTGGTCCCCGCCGAGGCGAAAAAATGATCCATCACGATTGTGACGATTGCGGGTCTGAAGAGATTGGCTTACCGCAAGGCCGACGTAGCTTCATGCGAATGGGGCTGGCCGGCATGGCCAGCATCAGCCTTCCCGGCATCCTGCGACTGCGGGCCGCCAGCGCGAACGAGTCGGTCGATCAGGACCCGAAACAGCGATCCGCCGTGATCATGGTCTGGAAGCCCGGCGGTTGTTCCCACATCGATACCTACGATCCGAAACCGCTAGCGACCAGCGAGTATCGCGGACCATTCGGAACGATCCCCACCAAAGTCCCCGGCATGCAGTTCACCGAATTGCTGCCGCGGCAAGCGGCGATCGCCGACAAGTTCACGGTGTTGCGGAGCATGTATCAAGGCGCCGGCGGACACCCCGCCGGATCGATGCAGTTGCTGTCCGGTGACAGCGACACCCGTGACAAACCGAAACCGCGGTTGCCCGATTGGATGTCGGTCGCCAACTACCTGCGGTCGTTGGAAGGCCCGCGGACCAACCCGTTGCCGGCCTATGTCGGCATCAACCCGCCGACGACTTACAACGGCCCGGCCTACCTGGGCGACGCTTACTCGCCGTTTTCGGTGACCGGCGATCCGAATGCGCCCAACTTCGTCGTCCCCAACATCGGCTTGAGCGACAAACGCGAAGTCGAACGTCTGAAACGTCGCACGACGCTGCGGCAGAATCTCGACACGTTGCACCGAGCCTTTGACACCTACGGTGAACTCGGGGCACTCGATCAATTCGAAGCCCAAGCACTGACGTTGTTGACCAACCCGAAAACCAAAGAAGCGTTCGATCTGACACGTGAAGACGACAAGACCCGAGACCGATACGGCAGAAACACGTGGGGGCAACAATTGCTGCTCGCCCGTCGTCTGGTCGAAGCCGGCGTCGATGTATTGACGACCAGCTTGCGAGGCCCGTTGTGCGGACGCGTCAACAACTGGGACGACCACGCGGTCAACCATCACGTCTTCGACGCGCTGCGTTTTCGCGCCCAAGCTTACGACCAAGCGGTTTCCGCATTGATCGAAGACATCCACGAGCGCGGATTGGACCAACGCGTCCTGGTCGTGGTCACCGGCGAGTTCGGTCGCACGCCCAAGATCAACTACCAACCCAGCACCGGCGCCGGAAATGCGAGCGCCCCCTCGGGGACGAAACAACCCGGCCGCGATCACTGGCCACGCGCCTTTTCCAACCTCTGGGCCGGCGGCGGCATCGAGACCGGTCGCTTCATCGGCGGGACCGACAAGCGGGGCGAAGACGCTATCGATCGACGCTGTGGACCCGGCGACTTTTTGTCCACGATCTACCACCACCTCGGAATCGACGCGTCCAAAGTCATGATCAAAGACTTTAACGGACGCCCAACACCGATCGTCAACCACGGCAAACCCATCCCCGAATTGATCGCCTAGAATCACACACCAGGCTTCCAGCCTGTCATCCCCGTGGGATAGGCTTCCAGCCTGTCAAACCGGCAACGACAGGCTGGAAGCCTATCCCACAGTCCACTTCCCTCCCCTCCCACCGGACCGATTTGAATGAAAGACATCGAGACCTTGGAACGAGACCGTCGCCTGTTTTTAAAGACCGGCGTCGCCTCGATGACCGCCCTTGGCCTGACGAACACCGTGCGTGCCCAAGAGACACCCGCCGCGGCGGCGCCGTCGGAAAAGCTGTCGATCGGTGTGATGGGTGTCAACGGCCGCGGCGGCGCGATCGTCAAGGGCATGATGGCCAGCGGACAAGTCGACATCGCGTATATCTGTGACGTCGATGAGCGGGCGGCTGAACGGGTGACCAAGATTGTCAACGAGAAACAGTCGACGAAGACTCAATCTGTCAAAGACTTTCGCCGCATCCTGGATGACAAATCAGTCGACGCCCTGATCTGCGCCGCACCGAACCATTGGCACGCCCCGGCGACCATCATGGCCTGCGGCGCCGGCAAGCACGTGTACGTCGAAAAACCCTGCAGCTACACGCCGGCCGAAGGCGAGATGGCGGTCGCGGCGGCGCGCAAAAACGATCGCGTCGTGCAGATGGGCACCCAGCGCCGCAGCTGGCCCGGGATCGCCGAAGCGGTCGAAAAAATTCACGGCGGGGCGATCGGAAAGACGCTGTATTCGAGGACCTGGTACAACAACCGACGCGGTCCGATCGGCGTCGGGAAACCGGCCGAGGTTCCCTCCTGGTTGGACTGGCGATTGTGGCAAGGCCCGGCGCCGGATCGTCCCTTCAAAGACAACCTCGTCCACTACAACTGGCACTGGCATTGGCACTGGGGCAACGGCGAACTGGGCAACAACGGCGTCCACGGTTTGGATGTCGCCCGCTGGGGCATGCAAGTCGAATTCCCCAATCGTGTCACCGCCGGCGGTGGAAAGTATCGCCACGACGATGACCAGGAAACCCCCGACACGATGATGGTCACCTATGACTTTCCCGACGGCAAAACCATCACCTGGGAAGGCCTCAGTTGGTCGCCACTGGGACCGCACGACTCGGGATTCGGCGTCAGTTTCCACGGCACCGAAGGATCGATCGTGATCCGCGGTTCGGGATACACCCAGTACGACATACGAAACAAGGAAGTCGCCAGCGGCACCGGCGCCGGCGGCGATAAAGATCACTTCGACGATTTCATCAGCGCCGTTCGTGACGGACACCGCACCAACGCGGACATCGAAAAAGCCCATCGCAGTACCCTGCTCTGCCACCTGGGCAACATCGCCTACCGGACCGGCAGCGTGTTACACACCGACCCGACCGACGGCCGTCCACAAGACAACGACGCCGCGAATCAACTGTGGTCACGAGAGTACGCCAAGGGATGGGAGCCGGTGGTCTGATGAAAACCAATCACAACTCTCTCCGTCGCCACGCTCACCAGGCCCTGGCGTTCCTGTTCGCATTCAGCCTGGGCATCGCGTCCACCGCCGTGGCACAAGACGCCGCAAGCCAAGACGCCGCAGCGGCGCAAACAACACTCCGCATCGGCGTGATCGGGCTGGACACCTCGCACGTCCCGGCATTCACCAAATCCTTCAACCAGGAACCGGCGAATCCCGAAATGCAAAACTGTCGTGTCGTCGCGGCCTATCCCTACGGCAGCCGGACAATCGAATCGAGTTACAGCCGGATTCCAAAGTACACCGAGCAGATGCAGTCGATGGGCATCGAGATCGTCGATTCGATCGACGCCCTTCTCGACCGCGTCGACTGTGTGTTGTTGGAAACCAACGACGGAAAACCACACTTGAAACAGGCGCTCGAAGTTTTCAAAGCCGGCAAGCCCGTGTTCATCGACAAACCGGTGGCATCGAATCTGGCCGAAGTCGTGGCGATCTATCGCGCGGCGGAACACTATGATGTCCCGATGTTTTCCAGTTCATCACTCCGCTATAGCGACGGTGCGCAGGCGATCCGCAACGGCAAAGTCGGGGCCGTGTTGGGCTGCAACGCCTACAGCCCGGCGTCGACCGAACCGTCCCATACCGATCTGTTCTGGTACGGCATTCACGGCGTCGAATCGTTGTACACCTGCATGGGAGCCGGTTGCCAGTCAGTCAGTCAGACGTCAGGTGAAGGCCGCGAATTGGTCGTCGGCGTCTGGTCGGGCGGACGCATCGGAACTTTTCATGGCCTGCGTGAGGGAAAGACGGGTTACGGCGGAACGGCGTTCGGCGAGAAAGGCATCGCACCGATCGGCGACTACGGCGGTTACAAACCGTTGGTCGTCCAGATCGCCAAGTTCTTCCGCACCCGCGAGCTGCCGATCGATCCGCAGGAAACGATCGAACTGTACGCGTTCATGGAAGCCGCCGCCGAAAGCAGAAAACGCGATGGCAAATCCGTGACGATCGCCGAGGTGATGCAAGCCGCCGAACAAGCAGCCGACGAACTGTTGGCCGGACAACTCTGAACCGCAGGTCAGGCCGCGCGCGACAAGCTGGCATGCCACTCGTCTTCGGGACGAGGTGGGGAGACAAGGAGACAAGGAGAGGGTTCTTGACCGGTGTCGCCTCGGCTGCCACCCCATCATTCTGCCACCCCATCATTCTGCCATCTCATCATTCTGCCACCCCATCATTCTGCCACCCCATCGTTCTGCCCCCATCGTTCTGCCCCCATCGTTCTGCCCCCATCGTTCTGCCCCCATCATTCTGCCCCCATCATTCTGCCCCCATCATTCTGCCCCCATCGTTCTGCCCCCATCGTTTTGCCCCCATCGTTCTGCCCCCATCGTTCTGCCCCCATCGTTCTGCCCCCATCGTTCTGCCCCCATCGTTCTGCCCCCATCGTTCTGCCCCCATCGTTCTGCCCCCATCGTTCTGCCACTCCATGCTCACCCGCCTTGCACAATCCCCGCTATCGATCGTCCTGTCCAGTCTGCTCCTGATCACCCTTGCCAGCGCCAACGACCTCTCCTTCACGATCGCGCGATCGACGGCCCAGCGTGGGTTTGACGGACAGACATGCTGGGTCCATGCCCGTGCCGGGGCGATTCCCGCGGGCGTGAAAGGCAACGATTCGGATCAGCCGCTGGTCGTGATGACGACGCAAAAGCTGTTGCTGACCGGTTCAGACATTTTTTATCGACTGCATCAAACCACTTCGAAAGACTCGGCCGCGACTTGGACAGATCTCGCGCCGATCGACTCGTTCGCCCGCGAGCGGGTCGGCGGAGAGTCAGACGCGCTGCCGACCGGCGCCTCGATCGCGCCGCAACTACTTCAGCCGGGCGATGAAACCACCGTTTGTGACTTTCAACCCCAGTGGCACGCGGCCAGCCAACGGTTGCTCGGCATCGGTCAATCGGTGTGGTACCGCAACAACCGCGTGATGCATGTCCGCCCGCGAGGCATCGCCTACGCCGTCTACGACGCGCCGGCGAAACAGTGGTCGAAATGGAAGACCGTCAATCTGCCCCACGAACCGCGGTTTCAAGATGCCGGATCGGGCAGCGTTCAGCGTGTCGATCTCCCCGGCGGTGACGTCTTGGTGCCGTTCTACTTCAAAGAACCAACGACCAAACAATATTCCACCGCGGTTTGCCGCTGCCGCTTCGACGGTGAAACGTTGCACTTCATCGAAGTCGGCAACGCGCTGACCGTTCCCATCAAGCGGGGACTCTACGAACCCTCGCTGACACGATTCGGCGGTCGTTTTTATCTGACTCTGCGAAACGACGATCGGGGCTACGTCAGCGTCAGCGATGACGGGTTGAACTTCGGGCCGCCGCGTGCTTGGACCTTTGACGACGGCAGCGATCTGGGCAACTACAACACCCAGCAACACTGGGTCACGCACAGCGACGGTTTGTTTTTGGTCTACACGCGACGTGGTGCCGACAACGACCACGTGTTTCGTCATCGAGCGCCCTTGTTCATCGCCCGTATCGACCCGGAAACGCTGCACGTGATTCGCGACAGCGAACAAATCTTGGTGCCCGAGCGTGGCGCGCGGCTGGGCAATTTTGGCGTGGTGGATGTGTCAGCCGATGAAACCTGGGTGACGGTGACCGAGTGGATGCAGCCGTTGGGCGTCGAAAAACACGGCAGCGACAACAGCATCTTTGTTGCCAAGCTGAAATGGAGTCAGCCCAATCATCGCGCAGTCGTCTCATCCGAACATCGCCGACCGAGCGATGAGTTACCCCCTTACACCGATCCTCCGAAAGCCTATCAAGACGACTTCGGTGACTTTCGATCGCCGCTGGTGTTCGCCGACGGTTCCCAGGTCCGAAACTCCGAAGATTGGCAGCGCCGTCGGGCTGAAATCCTTTCGACCTGGCAAGGCCTGCTCGGCAAGTGGCCGCCGCTGATCACCGAACCCGAAGTGGAAATGCTGGACTCTCGGCAGCGTGAGAACTTCACCGAGCATCAAGTGCGTTTTCAGTGGACGCCGAATGAAAAGACAACCGGCTACCTGCTGGTGCCCGACGGCAAGGGCCCATTCCCCGCAGCGGTCACGGTGTACTACGAACCGGAAACCGCGATCGGTGAGGGCAATCCGTATCGTGACTTTGCGTTGCAACTCGCGCGGCGCGGCTTCGTGACCCTGTCGATCGGCACCAGTGATGCCACCGCGGCCAAGACGTATTCGCTCTACCATCCCTCGATCGACGATGCAGAGGTCCAACCGCTGTCGATGCTCGGCTACGCGGCGGCCAACGCCTGGCATGTCTTGGCCGATCGTCCGGAAGTGGATTCCAAGCGGATCGGCATCGTCGGCCATTCCTTCGGCGGCAAGTGGGCGATGTTTGCCTCGTGTCTGTTCGACAAATTCGCCTGCGCCGCATGGTCCGATCCCGGCATCGTGTTCGACCAATCGCGACCGAGTGTGAATTACTGGGAACCCTGGTACCTGGGCTATCACGTCAAACCTTGGCGGAAGCGCGGCTTGATCACGGACGACAACCCGGCCCGCGGCCTCTATCCGCGATTGGTCGCCGAAGGACATGACCTGCACGAGTTGCACGCCTTGATGGCCCCCCGGCCGTTTCTGGTTTCCGGCGGCAGCGAAGACCCGATCGGTCGCTGGCACGCCCTGAATCACTCCGTGGCGGTCAACCGAATCCTCGGCCACAGCGATCGTGTGATGATGACCAATCGCCCCGATCATTCCCCCAACGCCGACTCGAATGAAATGATCTACTCATTCTTCGATCACTGGCTGAAGTAGCACGACCGCCACCAGGATCGAGTCTTCCGCTGCAACCGATCGGCATTGTTCGTCGCGATGCGGTGGCGTTCAGCGACAATACGTCGCGTTTTTAGTCGCCCAATTCTATACACTTAGGTGCACAATATGCTAGACTCAGTCTCATCGCAGCGTCCCCGACCGACCGTGCACAGGTTTTACGACCATGATTGCTTCCCAGCCGTTCGCGACTCGACCGTCCGATCTGCGGTCTCGCAAGTCGTTTGACCATAGTCCGATGCTGGTGTTTTACATTCCTGAC
Encoded here:
- a CDS encoding DUF1501 domain-containing protein → MIHHDCDDCGSEEIGLPQGRRSFMRMGLAGMASISLPGILRLRAASANESVDQDPKQRSAVIMVWKPGGCSHIDTYDPKPLATSEYRGPFGTIPTKVPGMQFTELLPRQAAIADKFTVLRSMYQGAGGHPAGSMQLLSGDSDTRDKPKPRLPDWMSVANYLRSLEGPRTNPLPAYVGINPPTTYNGPAYLGDAYSPFSVTGDPNAPNFVVPNIGLSDKREVERLKRRTTLRQNLDTLHRAFDTYGELGALDQFEAQALTLLTNPKTKEAFDLTREDDKTRDRYGRNTWGQQLLLARRLVEAGVDVLTTSLRGPLCGRVNNWDDHAVNHHVFDALRFRAQAYDQAVSALIEDIHERGLDQRVLVVVTGEFGRTPKINYQPSTGAGNASAPSGTKQPGRDHWPRAFSNLWAGGGIETGRFIGGTDKRGEDAIDRRCGPGDFLSTIYHHLGIDASKVMIKDFNGRPTPIVNHGKPIPELIA
- a CDS encoding Gfo/Idh/MocA family protein yields the protein MKDIETLERDRRLFLKTGVASMTALGLTNTVRAQETPAAAAPSEKLSIGVMGVNGRGGAIVKGMMASGQVDIAYICDVDERAAERVTKIVNEKQSTKTQSVKDFRRILDDKSVDALICAAPNHWHAPATIMACGAGKHVYVEKPCSYTPAEGEMAVAAARKNDRVVQMGTQRRSWPGIAEAVEKIHGGAIGKTLYSRTWYNNRRGPIGVGKPAEVPSWLDWRLWQGPAPDRPFKDNLVHYNWHWHWHWGNGELGNNGVHGLDVARWGMQVEFPNRVTAGGGKYRHDDDQETPDTMMVTYDFPDGKTITWEGLSWSPLGPHDSGFGVSFHGTEGSIVIRGSGYTQYDIRNKEVASGTGAGGDKDHFDDFISAVRDGHRTNADIEKAHRSTLLCHLGNIAYRTGSVLHTDPTDGRPQDNDAANQLWSREYAKGWEPVV
- a CDS encoding Gfo/Idh/MocA family protein, whose protein sequence is MKTNHNSLRRHAHQALAFLFAFSLGIASTAVAQDAASQDAAAAQTTLRIGVIGLDTSHVPAFTKSFNQEPANPEMQNCRVVAAYPYGSRTIESSYSRIPKYTEQMQSMGIEIVDSIDALLDRVDCVLLETNDGKPHLKQALEVFKAGKPVFIDKPVASNLAEVVAIYRAAEHYDVPMFSSSSLRYSDGAQAIRNGKVGAVLGCNAYSPASTEPSHTDLFWYGIHGVESLYTCMGAGCQSVSQTSGEGRELVVGVWSGGRIGTFHGLREGKTGYGGTAFGEKGIAPIGDYGGYKPLVVQIAKFFRTRELPIDPQETIELYAFMEAAAESRKRDGKSVTIAEVMQAAEQAADELLAGQL
- a CDS encoding S9 family peptidase, translated to MLTRLAQSPLSIVLSSLLLITLASANDLSFTIARSTAQRGFDGQTCWVHARAGAIPAGVKGNDSDQPLVVMTTQKLLLTGSDIFYRLHQTTSKDSAATWTDLAPIDSFARERVGGESDALPTGASIAPQLLQPGDETTVCDFQPQWHAASQRLLGIGQSVWYRNNRVMHVRPRGIAYAVYDAPAKQWSKWKTVNLPHEPRFQDAGSGSVQRVDLPGGDVLVPFYFKEPTTKQYSTAVCRCRFDGETLHFIEVGNALTVPIKRGLYEPSLTRFGGRFYLTLRNDDRGYVSVSDDGLNFGPPRAWTFDDGSDLGNYNTQQHWVTHSDGLFLVYTRRGADNDHVFRHRAPLFIARIDPETLHVIRDSEQILVPERGARLGNFGVVDVSADETWVTVTEWMQPLGVEKHGSDNSIFVAKLKWSQPNHRAVVSSEHRRPSDELPPYTDPPKAYQDDFGDFRSPLVFADGSQVRNSEDWQRRRAEILSTWQGLLGKWPPLITEPEVEMLDSRQRENFTEHQVRFQWTPNEKTTGYLLVPDGKGPFPAAVTVYYEPETAIGEGNPYRDFALQLARRGFVTLSIGTSDATAAKTYSLYHPSIDDAEVQPLSMLGYAAANAWHVLADRPEVDSKRIGIVGHSFGGKWAMFASCLFDKFACAAWSDPGIVFDQSRPSVNYWEPWYLGYHVKPWRKRGLITDDNPARGLYPRLVAEGHDLHELHALMAPRPFLVSGGSEDPIGRWHALNHSVAVNRILGHSDRVMMTNRPDHSPNADSNEMIYSFFDHWLK